One part of the Alistipes onderdonkii genome encodes these proteins:
- a CDS encoding alpha-L-rhamnosidase, giving the protein MDYWKRLFFTLAFLLPVALPGMSAVTRDVKLLGLTCNYVEEPIGMGDKKPLLGWRIDTDRAGYLQGSYRVLVASDKALLDADCGDIWDSGIVADGKSQHVKFAGTPLLPCCDYYWKVKVWDVSGLESDWSPVASWRTGLFEEFDWEGEWVSSKFAELLPHRRYKSNRRVEHENWFMEDSAAVYMRREVEIPVPVRKATAFICGLGYYELYINGRKVGDRVMDPLFTDYDKRVVYATYDVTDYFSTGSNAFGILLGNGWYSLPTRDVFGMHDANWHTPPKVRLNVVVEYESGARDVIVTDRTWKWGHGEIVYNSVRSGETIDHTKSVHGWNEPGFCDSLWRNVCHVPAPLGKLTADPMPPMRVVKELKPVGITETGPGVYLVDFGENLTGWVETRVRGSRGQTVELQFNEVLKADGSLDTQNSTWHTRGRYQTELLILGGDGEETFEPRFTYHGFRYMQVRGLDYKPAPEDFTAKCVHTDLQRAGNFSCSMDKLNDLNAAVCRTLLNAVHGIPGEEPTREKMGWTLDAAVVMESYLYNFDALNTYKKALRDFQDSQSPAGHIPSTVPSVGWGYVHEDGSLDYWDDPWWGGSIFLLADKLYLYTGDAGVLESAFPSLKAYVDFLSSTAEDHIISWSLGDWLDLNPDPNSQASNLTPVAQTSTAGYYWMSRKLADYAQILGYDKRLLEHYRELADSIKDKFNREFLDYETGIYAENSQTAQALPLALGLVPDEMEEKVRQRLLDAIDMRNGHISAGFIGGNFTMDYLPGNGYFDVAYKMLTQPESPGWLHMVRSSKSTMSESINLNGPGSGHHPYGAYIGFWLYKYLGGIRADEDKPGFREFIIEPGLGSGLEEACTSYHSLYGEIVSAWKKRGDRITLTIRVPANSVAELILPSEMIGGNLRVNNTRIRNIPAISLITVGNGKTHYSVGSGTYEFRF; this is encoded by the coding sequence ATGGACTATTGGAAAAGATTGTTCTTCACCCTTGCATTTCTCCTTCCGGTCGCATTGCCCGGGATGTCTGCTGTTACCCGAGACGTGAAACTGCTGGGCCTGACATGTAATTATGTGGAAGAGCCCATCGGTATGGGAGACAAGAAGCCTCTGCTGGGCTGGCGTATCGATACCGACCGGGCCGGATACCTCCAGGGATCTTACAGGGTATTGGTCGCTTCGGACAAGGCGTTGTTGGACGCGGATTGCGGCGATATATGGGACTCGGGGATTGTTGCGGATGGTAAAAGCCAGCATGTGAAATTTGCAGGAACCCCGCTGTTGCCCTGTTGCGATTACTATTGGAAAGTGAAGGTATGGGATGTGTCCGGCCTCGAATCGGATTGGAGCCCCGTTGCATCGTGGAGAACCGGACTGTTCGAGGAATTCGACTGGGAAGGGGAATGGGTTTCGTCCAAATTCGCAGAACTGCTTCCGCACCGCAGGTATAAATCGAACCGGCGGGTCGAGCATGAAAATTGGTTTATGGAGGACAGCGCTGCCGTGTATATGCGCCGGGAGGTGGAGATACCGGTGCCGGTTCGCAAGGCGACTGCATTCATATGCGGCCTGGGGTATTACGAATTGTATATCAATGGCCGCAAAGTCGGCGACAGGGTGATGGATCCGTTGTTTACCGATTACGATAAAAGGGTCGTGTATGCGACCTACGATGTGACGGATTACTTTTCAACCGGAAGCAATGCCTTTGGTATCCTGTTGGGGAACGGCTGGTACAGCCTGCCGACACGGGATGTTTTCGGGATGCACGATGCGAATTGGCATACGCCGCCGAAAGTCCGGCTCAATGTCGTCGTCGAATACGAATCGGGAGCGCGCGACGTGATCGTGACGGATAGGACGTGGAAATGGGGGCATGGTGAAATCGTCTATAACAGCGTCCGCTCGGGGGAAACGATCGACCATACCAAGTCCGTGCACGGTTGGAACGAACCGGGTTTCTGCGATAGCCTGTGGCGCAATGTCTGCCATGTCCCCGCGCCTCTGGGTAAATTGACGGCGGATCCGATGCCTCCGATGCGTGTGGTGAAGGAACTGAAACCCGTGGGGATTACGGAAACGGGCCCCGGTGTCTATCTGGTGGATTTCGGTGAAAACCTTACCGGCTGGGTCGAAACGCGTGTACGGGGCAGCAGGGGGCAGACCGTGGAGCTCCAGTTCAACGAAGTGCTTAAAGCCGACGGCTCCCTGGATACGCAGAACAGTACATGGCATACGCGCGGGCGCTATCAGACCGAGTTGCTGATACTGGGCGGCGACGGAGAGGAAACATTCGAACCCCGGTTCACCTACCACGGATTCCGGTATATGCAGGTTCGGGGACTTGACTATAAGCCGGCCCCGGAAGATTTTACGGCCAAATGCGTCCATACCGATTTGCAGCGCGCAGGGAATTTCAGTTGTTCCATGGATAAACTGAATGATCTCAATGCTGCGGTTTGCCGCACGCTGCTCAATGCCGTCCATGGCATCCCCGGCGAGGAACCTACCCGGGAAAAGATGGGCTGGACGCTCGATGCTGCGGTCGTCATGGAATCTTACCTGTATAATTTCGACGCGCTCAATACGTATAAAAAGGCCCTTCGGGATTTTCAGGATTCCCAGTCCCCGGCGGGGCATATTCCGTCGACAGTGCCGTCGGTGGGGTGGGGATATGTCCATGAAGACGGAAGCCTCGATTATTGGGACGATCCGTGGTGGGGCGGATCCATATTTTTGTTGGCCGATAAATTATACCTTTACACCGGGGATGCCGGCGTGCTGGAGTCTGCGTTTCCCTCACTCAAAGCATATGTGGATTTTTTAAGCTCGACGGCCGAGGATCATATCATCTCGTGGTCTTTGGGGGATTGGCTCGATCTCAATCCCGATCCCAACAGCCAGGCTTCGAATCTGACGCCTGTCGCGCAGACATCGACTGCCGGCTATTATTGGATGAGCCGGAAGCTGGCCGATTATGCGCAAATCCTCGGTTATGACAAGAGGTTGTTGGAGCATTACAGGGAACTCGCCGACAGCATAAAGGATAAATTCAACCGTGAGTTTCTCGATTATGAAACCGGAATCTATGCGGAAAATTCGCAGACGGCACAAGCACTGCCATTGGCGCTCGGGCTGGTTCCCGATGAAATGGAAGAGAAAGTCCGGCAACGGTTGCTCGATGCGATAGATATGAGAAACGGACATATTAGCGCCGGGTTTATCGGCGGTAATTTTACGATGGACTACCTGCCCGGCAACGGATATTTCGACGTGGCTTATAAAATGCTGACCCAACCCGAAAGCCCCGGCTGGCTCCATATGGTACGGAGTTCCAAGAGCACGATGTCCGAATCCATAAACCTGAACGGGCCGGGTAGCGGCCACCATCCCTACGGTGCATATATCGGTTTTTGGCTCTATAAATATCTCGGGGGAATCCGGGCCGATGAAGACAAGCCGGGTTTCCGGGAATTTATCATAGAACCGGGATTGGGCTCCGGGCTCGAAGAAGCCTGTACATCCTATCATTCGCTCTACGGGGAGATCGTATCGGCATGGAAAAAACGGGGCGATCGAATAACCCTGACGATCCGGGTTCCGGCTAACTCTGTGGCCGAACTGATTCTTCCGTCGGAAATGATCGGGGGGAACCTCCGGGTGAATAATACCCGTATTCGGAATATTCCGGCAATTTCGCTGATCACGGTCGGCAATGGCAAAACGCATTATTCGGTAGGGTCGGGAACCTATGAATTCAGGTTCTGA
- a CDS encoding glycoside hydrolase family 97 protein: MRRIVIVMIGVLWANAMAAKSFELKSPSGEVSVTVDIGEQIRYSVYGGGKPLLTDSSLALCLREGTLGEKPHLTGHKASPVNRTFRPVVAFKFEEIRDRCNMLRLDFRGGWAVEFRAYDDGMAYRFVTALGHDIEVLSEKVAIRFPNDYTAVVQQPGGFKTAYEEPYSLIETNGWKPGDPMSVLPVLIDTRQGYKLLLSESALSDYPCMFLEGDGANGMKGTFPKVPLAYEESGDRSMRILQEADYIARTKGTRAFPWRYFVIAKDDGQLIENTMTARLAEQQAIADTSWIEPGQVSWEFWNAASPYGPDVDFVAGFNTATYKYYIDFAAEYGIPYIIMDEGWARSTRDPYTPNPAVDVHELIRYGREKGVGIILWMTWLVVENHFEMFEELSKWGVKGVKIDFMDRSDQWMVNYYERVAAEAARHKMVVAFHGSFKPAGLEYKYPNMLAYEGVRGMENMGGCTPANSVWFPFIRNAVGPMDYTPGAMLSMQPESYCGNRPNAASIGTRAYQMALFVLFETGLQMLADNPTLYYRNDECTRFISRVPVTWDETRALKAVAGKFAVVAKRKGDKWYVGAINGSNEGIELEIPLDFLTPGKNYTMTGFEDGINAFRQAMDYRKTQRRVDSTGKATLKIARNGGWAAVIE, translated from the coding sequence ATGCGAAGAATCGTTATCGTAATGATCGGGGTGCTGTGGGCGAATGCCATGGCGGCAAAATCCTTCGAATTAAAATCTCCGTCCGGGGAGGTCTCCGTCACCGTCGACATCGGGGAACAAATACGTTATTCGGTTTACGGAGGCGGCAAGCCGCTCCTGACGGACAGTTCGCTGGCGCTTTGCCTGCGGGAGGGCACCTTGGGCGAGAAGCCGCACCTCACCGGTCATAAGGCAAGCCCTGTAAACCGTACCTTCCGCCCCGTCGTGGCATTCAAGTTCGAAGAGATCCGCGACCGGTGCAACATGCTCCGCCTCGACTTCCGGGGTGGCTGGGCCGTGGAATTCCGTGCCTACGACGACGGCATGGCATACCGCTTCGTCACCGCCCTCGGGCACGACATCGAGGTGCTTTCCGAAAAGGTGGCCATCCGCTTCCCGAATGACTACACCGCAGTGGTGCAGCAGCCGGGCGGTTTCAAGACCGCTTATGAAGAGCCGTACAGCCTCATCGAGACCAACGGGTGGAAACCGGGCGATCCGATGTCCGTCCTGCCTGTGCTTATCGACACTCGGCAGGGCTACAAACTCCTGCTGAGCGAATCGGCGCTGTCCGACTACCCCTGCATGTTCCTCGAAGGGGACGGCGCCAACGGCATGAAGGGCACCTTCCCGAAGGTTCCCCTGGCCTATGAAGAGTCGGGCGACAGGAGCATGCGCATCCTGCAGGAAGCCGATTACATCGCCCGTACAAAAGGCACGCGGGCATTTCCCTGGCGCTATTTCGTCATTGCGAAAGACGACGGACAGCTCATCGAGAATACGATGACCGCACGCCTCGCCGAACAGCAGGCCATCGCCGATACCTCGTGGATCGAGCCCGGGCAGGTCAGCTGGGAATTCTGGAACGCCGCATCGCCCTACGGCCCCGACGTGGATTTCGTCGCCGGATTCAACACGGCGACTTACAAATACTACATCGACTTCGCCGCCGAGTACGGCATCCCGTACATCATCATGGACGAAGGCTGGGCCCGCAGCACCCGCGACCCCTACACCCCCAACCCGGCCGTCGACGTGCACGAACTTATCCGTTACGGCAGGGAGAAAGGCGTGGGCATCATCCTGTGGATGACATGGCTCGTCGTCGAAAACCATTTCGAAATGTTCGAAGAACTGAGCAAATGGGGCGTCAAAGGCGTGAAGATCGACTTCATGGATCGCAGCGACCAGTGGATGGTCAACTACTACGAACGGGTGGCGGCCGAAGCGGCCCGGCACAAGATGGTCGTCGCGTTCCACGGCTCGTTCAAACCCGCCGGGCTGGAATACAAATACCCGAATATGCTGGCCTACGAAGGCGTACGGGGCATGGAGAACATGGGCGGCTGCACCCCGGCCAATTCGGTCTGGTTCCCGTTCATCCGCAACGCCGTCGGCCCGATGGACTATACGCCCGGCGCCATGCTCAGCATGCAGCCCGAATCGTACTGCGGCAACCGGCCCAATGCAGCCAGCATCGGCACGCGCGCCTACCAGATGGCACTCTTCGTCTTGTTCGAGACCGGATTGCAGATGCTGGCCGACAACCCGACCCTCTATTACCGCAACGATGAATGTACGCGGTTCATCAGCCGGGTACCCGTCACATGGGATGAAACCCGAGCACTGAAAGCCGTCGCCGGAAAATTTGCCGTCGTCGCCAAACGGAAAGGCGACAAATGGTATGTCGGCGCCATAAACGGCAGCAACGAGGGAATCGAACTCGAAATTCCGCTCGACTTCCTCACGCCGGGCAAAAACTATACGATGACCGGCTTCGAAGACGGAATCAACGCATTCCGGCAGGCGATGGATTACCGCAAAACGCAGCGCAGGGTCGACAGCACAGGGAAAGCCACCCTGAAGATAGCCCGCAACGGCGGCTGGGCGGCGGTGATCGAGTAA
- a CDS encoding DUF4998 domain-containing protein, which yields MKKNTVISVLLSGCIACGMLACTDMDEYKKISGDEEIVYPGKIEEAIVYTGDGRVVVEGLCKSDPKIVSCRVYWGLGSEYVEVPVDMSGGPFRVRREIALPENSYNFDIYTYDAEGNRSIPVNVTGKSYGEQYKASLTNRLVKSFTLQDGQAVIEWWDIDATQGPYATEVVYTDKQHAVVEKLVPVEEKKTVLEDYDMATAVEYTTLYRPDTLCVDVFRSVPDRVKLE from the coding sequence ATGAAAAAGAATACTGTGATATCCGTTTTGCTGTCGGGCTGCATCGCATGCGGGATGTTGGCCTGCACGGATATGGATGAATACAAGAAGATCTCCGGCGACGAGGAGATCGTCTATCCCGGTAAAATCGAGGAGGCGATCGTGTATACCGGTGACGGACGGGTCGTCGTGGAGGGACTCTGCAAATCGGATCCCAAGATCGTGAGCTGCCGTGTTTACTGGGGGCTCGGCAGCGAATATGTCGAAGTGCCGGTGGATATGTCCGGCGGCCCGTTCCGGGTTCGGCGGGAAATCGCACTGCCTGAAAATTCCTACAATTTCGACATCTACACTTATGATGCCGAGGGCAACCGCTCCATTCCGGTCAATGTGACGGGTAAAAGTTACGGCGAACAATACAAGGCATCGCTCACGAACCGCCTGGTAAAGTCGTTTACCCTACAGGACGGTCAGGCCGTCATCGAATGGTGGGATATCGACGCGACGCAGGGCCCCTATGCGACCGAGGTGGTATATACCGACAAGCAGCATGCCGTCGTGGAAAAACTGGTTCCCGTCGAGGAGAAAAAGACGGTGCTCGAGGATTACGACATGGCTACGGCTGTGGAATATACTACGCTCTACAGGCCCGATACGCTATGCGTGGATGTCTTCAGGTCTGTGCCCGATCGGGTGAAGCTGGAATAG
- a CDS encoding DUF4959 domain-containing protein, protein MKTNIFGIILLAILFMGCKEDRLEPMGHDSTPPGQVSNVGVESLPGKVKLTYTLPGDPNLLYVKAVYRLNSGAMREIKASYYTNTMTLDGFGDTNVHDVQVYAVNRSEVASDPVTVQVQPQENPIWDVRRSMVVSNDFSGVHVKAENPARETVAIEIMRKDSLGNWQNVEGYETSSPTIEFAKRGLDTLEYEFRFTVRDRFLNYTDTLYTTVKPLFERMLDKSKFKAYNLPGDATAEQPGWLEMDRMWNNIYTYTNHERWLIATPIGENAGKPQISTFDIGTPSRLSRLTLFNWGYEMSYGSGAGDRLFYTGEHMRRFEIWGTMSPDPDGSLDSWIKLATFENKKPSQLPYGQQSQEDFDTAVAGFDFLFPVSEDIPKVRYVRIRNLESWDGTTKFGIEEIDLFGDPR, encoded by the coding sequence ATGAAAACGAATATCTTTGGAATTATACTTTTGGCAATCCTGTTTATGGGTTGCAAGGAAGACCGGCTGGAACCGATGGGGCACGACTCGACCCCTCCCGGCCAGGTTTCCAACGTCGGGGTCGAGAGCCTGCCGGGCAAGGTAAAACTGACCTATACATTGCCCGGAGACCCGAATTTGCTCTATGTCAAGGCGGTGTACCGGCTCAACTCGGGCGCGATGCGCGAGATCAAGGCCTCGTATTACACCAATACGATGACTCTGGACGGTTTTGGGGACACGAATGTCCACGACGTGCAGGTCTATGCGGTCAACCGAAGCGAGGTCGCCTCTGACCCGGTGACCGTACAGGTGCAGCCGCAGGAGAACCCGATCTGGGACGTGCGGCGGAGCATGGTCGTGTCGAACGATTTTTCGGGTGTCCATGTCAAGGCCGAGAATCCGGCGCGGGAGACCGTCGCCATCGAGATTATGCGTAAGGATTCGCTCGGCAACTGGCAGAACGTCGAGGGTTACGAGACGAGCAGCCCTACTATCGAATTCGCCAAACGCGGGCTGGATACGCTGGAATACGAATTCCGGTTTACGGTGCGCGACCGTTTCCTGAATTACACCGATACGCTTTACACCACGGTCAAGCCCCTCTTCGAACGGATGCTCGACAAGTCCAAGTTCAAGGCCTATAACCTGCCGGGCGATGCGACGGCCGAGCAGCCCGGGTGGCTGGAGATGGATCGTATGTGGAACAACATTTACACCTACACCAACCATGAACGCTGGCTGATTGCCACGCCGATCGGGGAGAATGCGGGCAAACCCCAGATCAGTACGTTCGATATCGGCACGCCCTCCAGGCTGAGCCGTCTTACGCTCTTCAATTGGGGATATGAAATGTCGTACGGCAGCGGTGCGGGTGATCGTCTATTCTATACGGGCGAGCATATGCGGCGCTTCGAGATATGGGGTACGATGAGCCCCGACCCGGACGGTAGCCTCGACAGCTGGATCAAGCTGGCGACCTTCGAAAACAAAAAACCCTCGCAGCTGCCCTATGGGCAGCAGTCGCAGGAGGATTTCGATACGGCGGTCGCCGGGTTCGATTTCCTCTTCCCGGTCAGCGAGGACATTCCGAAAGTCCGGTATGTGCGAATCCGGAACCTGGAAAGCTGGGACGGCACGACGAAATTCGGCATCGAGGAGATCGACCTCTTCGGCGACCCGAGGTGA
- a CDS encoding RagB/SusD family nutrient uptake outer membrane protein: MKKYKFPVWRKIKIGGWVACCALLSASCNSFLDIVPDNVAVIDHAFSNAMEAEKYLFTCYSYLPGTGEPSGNIGMTAGDEIWLNMPNHVPSPAWDYIAKGVRSADRSQPDWWKGSDYAFSLFMGIRDCNTFLENIEDTSKVADLTVDKRARWIAEAKFLKAYYHYYLLRTYGPIPIVDKNLPVSASPEAVQVKRQPFDDCVKYIVGLLDECNPGLPAVISNRQSELGRITKPINRAVKAQVLLLAASPLFNGNSDFSNFRDNDGVLLFNSEYDAGKWALAADAAKEAIESAEGAGHELFYYDDAPFEISETTKTQLSIRQAVCERWNDEVVWGRSGGRGRAGAMLQQGCMPLLDAGMNINTVRGCVAPTLAVVKEFYSKNGVPIDEDKTLDFSEINELRVATADERYNFQEGYTSARINFDRENRFYADIGFDGGKWIMEYHPSRSDVDTYVLQAKKGQLGAGQVQGATSSTGYFTKKLVHWESGFGNTTTGVVEYAWPEIRLAEVYLMYVEALNEAEGPVSDVHHYLNEIRKRAGLGTVEDSWKKYSKNPAKPDTKEGMREIIRRERLIELALEGHRYWDILRWKLAPDYFNQPISGWDVSQSDAAAYYQVRTIYNRSFVAPRDYFNPIPNSEMNVNSNLVQNPGW; this comes from the coding sequence ATGAAAAAATACAAGTTTCCCGTTTGGAGGAAAATAAAGATCGGAGGCTGGGTCGCATGCTGCGCTTTGTTGTCCGCATCGTGCAACAGCTTCCTGGATATCGTACCCGACAATGTCGCCGTCATCGACCATGCCTTTTCGAATGCGATGGAGGCGGAGAAATACCTGTTTACGTGTTACTCTTACTTGCCGGGCACCGGTGAGCCGTCGGGCAATATCGGCATGACGGCCGGCGATGAGATATGGCTGAATATGCCTAACCACGTGCCTTCGCCCGCCTGGGATTATATCGCCAAGGGCGTGCGCAGTGCCGACAGGTCGCAGCCGGACTGGTGGAAGGGTAGCGATTATGCCTTTTCGCTGTTCATGGGGATCCGTGACTGCAATACATTCCTCGAAAACATCGAGGATACCTCGAAGGTGGCCGACCTGACGGTGGACAAGCGTGCACGCTGGATCGCCGAGGCCAAGTTCCTGAAAGCCTATTATCATTACTATCTGCTGCGCACGTACGGCCCGATCCCGATCGTCGACAAAAACCTGCCGGTGTCGGCATCGCCCGAGGCGGTGCAGGTGAAGCGCCAGCCGTTCGACGATTGCGTGAAGTATATCGTCGGCCTGCTCGACGAATGTAACCCGGGCCTGCCCGCCGTGATATCCAACCGGCAGTCCGAGCTGGGACGCATCACCAAGCCGATCAACCGGGCGGTTAAGGCGCAGGTGTTGTTGCTGGCGGCCAGTCCGCTCTTCAACGGCAACAGCGATTTCTCCAATTTCCGGGATAACGACGGCGTACTGCTTTTCAATTCCGAATACGATGCCGGCAAGTGGGCTTTGGCGGCAGATGCCGCGAAGGAGGCGATCGAAAGCGCCGAAGGTGCAGGGCACGAGCTCTTCTATTACGATGACGCCCCGTTCGAAATCTCCGAGACGACTAAGACCCAGTTGAGCATTCGCCAGGCAGTGTGCGAACGGTGGAACGACGAGGTTGTATGGGGACGTTCCGGTGGCCGCGGCCGCGCCGGGGCAATGCTCCAGCAGGGATGTATGCCGCTGCTCGACGCCGGGATGAACATCAATACCGTACGCGGTTGTGTGGCGCCGACCCTGGCCGTCGTCAAGGAGTTTTATTCGAAGAACGGTGTGCCCATCGACGAGGACAAGACGCTCGACTTTTCGGAAATCAACGAGCTGCGCGTGGCGACGGCCGACGAGCGGTATAATTTCCAGGAGGGGTATACGTCGGCGCGTATCAACTTCGACCGTGAGAACCGCTTCTATGCCGACATCGGGTTCGACGGGGGAAAATGGATCATGGAGTATCATCCCTCGCGTTCAGACGTCGATACATACGTGTTGCAGGCCAAGAAAGGGCAACTGGGAGCCGGACAAGTGCAGGGGGCGACCTCTTCGACCGGTTATTTCACCAAAAAACTCGTCCACTGGGAGTCGGGTTTCGGTAATACGACAACCGGGGTAGTGGAATATGCATGGCCGGAAATCCGCCTTGCGGAGGTCTACCTGATGTACGTCGAGGCGCTCAACGAGGCCGAAGGCCCCGTTTCGGACGTACACCACTACCTGAACGAGATCCGGAAGCGAGCCGGGTTGGGTACGGTCGAGGATTCGTGGAAGAAGTATTCCAAGAACCCGGCCAAGCCCGATACCAAGGAGGGCATGCGTGAGATCATCCGGCGCGAGCGGCTGATCGAACTGGCGCTCGAAGGTCACCGTTACTGGGACATATTGCGTTGGAAACTTGCGCCCGATTATTTCAATCAGCCGATCTCGGGGTGGGACGTTTCGCAGTCCGATGCGGCGGCATACTACCAGGTGAGGACGATTTACAACCGGTCGTTCGTGGCACCGCGTGATTATTTCAATCCGATTCCGAACAGCGAAATGAATGTGAACAGCAACCTGGTTCAGAATCCGGGGTGGTAA